One window of Micropterus dolomieu isolate WLL.071019.BEF.003 ecotype Adirondacks linkage group LG13, ASM2129224v1, whole genome shotgun sequence genomic DNA carries:
- the LOC123982388 gene encoding proteinase-activated receptor 1-like, which translates to MTSFFGSNMFSLYPKTFLLVLVCACACAASGAANNVTMRGRAFTRFDNSITDEPIDLDELHTDGDISKVNRSASKANNSSRSEITEEAMLFLTGPVSTVLIPSFYSLVWLISVPVNIGAVLAFALGIRPKKPAAIYMLNLACADLLFAMLLPFKIFYHFDGNNWIFGEHVCRVVTAAFYWNMYCSVLLIACISVDRLLAVVYPIDSLAWRRPRNSLIACGVVWILSFAGSVPLVLSEQTFPLKELNITTCHDVQSSDVLISNYKIYFITICCALFFLPLLITVVSYTRVIWSLSRVPHGVSGSSRRRTRAVVMALTVLVIFVLCFTPTNSLLLAHYVQFNKGYEKSREAPDGSYAAYLVFMCLGSLNCLLDPLVYYFGSSQCQRQLSRALRCQKITKGSSSSHSSSNSCRSSSITILKSIESSKINSPVTKMDSFQKSLNSQYRKLLV; encoded by the exons ATGACTTCATTTTTCGGCAGCAATATGTTTTCACTGTATCCAAAAACTTTCCTGTTGGTtctggtgtgtgcgtgtgcgtgtgctgCCTCGGGTGCTGCCAATAACG TCACCATGCGAGGCAGGGCCTTCACTCGTTTTGACAATTCAATCACAGATGAACCAATAGACCTGGATGAACTTCATACAGATGGGGATATCTCCAAAGTTAATCGTTCTGCAAGTAAAGCAAACAACTCCAGCAGGTCAGAAATTACAGAAGAGGCAATGCTGTTTCTAACAGGCCCTGTATCCACCGTCCTCATACCTTCCTTCTACTCACTGGTCTGGCTCATCAGTGTGCCAGTCAACATCGGTGCGGTTCTGGCCTTCGCTTTAGGGATCCGTCCTAAGAAGCCGGCAGCGATCTACATGCTGAACCTGGCCTGCGCTGACCTGCTATTCGCCATGCTGCTCCCCTTTAAGATCTTCTACCACTTCGATGGCAACAACTGGATTTTCGGAGAACACGTGTGCCGCGTGGTCACTGCAGCTTTTTACTGGAACATGTATTGCTCCGTTCTCCTCATAGCTTGCATCAGTGTGGACCGGCTTCTTGCTGTAGTCTACCCTATCGACTCCCTGGCTTGGAGAAGGCCACGAAACTCACTCATAGCCTGTGGAGTCGTGTGGATACTATCCTTCGCTGGTTCAGTGCCCCTCGTCCTCTCCGAGCAGACTTTTCCGCTTAAAGAGTTGAACATCACCACATGCCATGATGTCCAGTCCTCTGATGTGCTAATCTCAAACTACAAGATCTACTTCATCACCATCTGCTGCGCCCTCTTCTTCCTGCCCCTGCTCATCACTGTGGTGTCCTACACGCGTGTGATCTGGTCACTGAGCAGGGTCCCACATGGGGTTTCAGGAAGCTCACGCAGAAGAACAAGAGCAGTGGTGATGGCTTTAACGGTGTTGGTGATATTTGTGCTGTGTTTCACTCCCACAAACAGTCTACTGCTAGCACACTATGTGCAGTTTAATAAGGGATATGAGAAGAGCCGGGAGGCCCCTGATGGCTCCTACGCAGCCTATCTGGTGTTTATGTGTTTGGGAAGTCTGAACTGCCTCCTGGATCCTCTGGTCTACTACTTTGGATCATCCCAATGCCAGAGGCAACTATCCAGGGCACTGAGGTGTCAGAAGATCACAAAGGGCAGTAGCAGCAGTCATTCCTCATCTAATTCATGCAGATCCAGCAGCATAACAATTCTGAAATCCATAGAAAGCTCCAAAATAAACTCTCCCGTCACCAAAATGGACTCTTTCCAAAAAAGTCTAAACAGCCAATACAGGAAACTGCTGGTCTGA
- the LOC123981877 gene encoding proteinase-activated receptor 3 codes for MRKLLFFFLVLVLCLSGTLQNKGESEVIEPQKNSEVFARPRTFKGVPVRNANLSLVPNGTQAPIPELQSLSNSTVWYLHSTLSTRVIPIIFLLVVVVGIPANIAILCSLATKIRKVSSAIFYCSLAVSDLFLLLSLFFKAHYHFHGNHWALGEASCRVVTACFYGNLYCSAQTLACISIKRYLAVVHPFLYKRLPKRRLTAWVSLVIWGVFGAAMIPELLVQQSYHLPEVGITTCHDVLPLDYDSHIFLLCYNLFLTIFGLLLPLVVTVLCFIRIICELNQSHFDWEMYIKASSLVFVIFLVCFTPAGVLHFLHYLQLFVYGTERLYVHFKVAVCLCCLHACLDPFLFLLMSKSAGSSLHFRPFKGKTLSISI; via the exons ATGAGGaaacttcttttctttttcctcgtTTTGGTTCTCTGTCTAAGTGGTACACTTCAAAATAAAG GGGAAAGTGAAGTAATAGAGCCCCAGAAAAACTCTGAGGTTTTCGCTAGGCCCAGAACATTTAAAGGGGTCCCAGTCAGAAACGCCAATCTCTCTCTTGTCCCAAATGGGACACAAGCTCCCATTCCAGAGCTGCAGTCACTAAGCAACAGCACAGTATGGTACCTCCACAGCACTCTGAGCACACGGGTCATCCCCATAATTTTTTTGTTAGTCGTTGTTGTTGGGATCCCAGCCAACATCGCCATCCTCTGCTCGCTGGCCACTAAAATAAGGAAGGTATCCTCTGCCATCTTCTACTGCAGCCTGGCTGTCTCcgacctcttcctcctcctctccctctttttcaaGGCTCACTACCATTTCCATGGAAACCACTGGGCGCTCGGAGAGGCCTCTTGTCGAGTGGTCACGGCCTGTTTCTATGGCAACCTCTACTGCTCGGCCCAGACGCTGGCCTGCATCAGCATCAAGCGCTACTTGGCTGTAGTGCACCCGTTCTTGTACAAGCGTCTCCCCAAGAGGAGGCTGACTGCCTGGGTCAGCTTGGTCATATGGGGGGTGTTTGGTGCCGCCATGATTCCAGAGCTCCTCGTCCAGCAGAGCTATCACCTCCCGGAAGTGGGCATCACCACCTGCCATGATGTATTGCCTCTGGATTATGACTCCCATATCTTTCTGCTCTGCTACAACCTGTTTCTAACCATCTTCGGCCTCCTGTTGCCGCTGGTGGTCACGGTTTTGTGCTTCATCCGAATCATCTGTGAGCTCAACCAATCACACTTCGACTGGGAGATGTACATCAAGGCCAGCTCACTGGTGTTTGTCATCTTCCTGGTGTGTTTCACTCCAGCTGGAGTCCTGCACTTCCTCCATTATTTGCAACTGTTCGTATATGGAACTGAGAGGTTGTACGTGCACTTTAAAGTGGCGGTATGTTTGTGCTGCCTCCATGCCTGCCTTGAccccttcctctttctcctaaTGTCCAAGTCTGCAGGCTCCAGCCTTCACTTCAGACCCTTTAAAGGCAAGACCCTGAGCATATCTATCTAA